The DNA sequence GCCGTTGTCGACGGGCCGGGGACCGGCGAGCTGCTGGTTCGGACACCGTTCCAGACCACCGGGTACCTGGAACGCGCGCTCAACGACAAGGCGTTCCGCCCGGCCCCGAACGGCGTCGGCGGACCGTTCTACCGGACCGGCGACCTGGCGACCCGGTGCGCCGACGGTTCGTTCGTCCTGGAAGGACGGCGCGACTTCCAGGTGAAGGTGCGCGGCATCCGCACGAACGTGCTGGAGGTCGAGGCCGTGCTGGCCGCGCACCCGCAGGTCGAGGCGGCCGCGGTCGTCGCCGTGCCCGACGACGTGGCGGGGCACCGCCTGCACGCCGAGGTCGAGCGCAAGCCCGGATCCGGGCTGACCTCGCTCCGACTGCGCGCCCACGGCGCGAAGACCCTGCCGCGCCACGCCATCCCGTCCACGATCCGCGTCGGTGACGCACCGCTGCCCCGCACCTCCACCGGCAAACCGGATCGGACCCTGATCAAGCACAGCGTCATGGAGGGCGTTGACTGATGGACCTGGAAGACCGGATCCGCGAGCACATCGTCGCCGAGTTCCTGTCCGGTGAGGACGTCACCGACCTGACCGACGACTTCGACCTCGTCGCGAACGGCGTCGTCGACAGCCTGGGCCTGGTCCGGCTCATCTCGCACATCAGCAAGACCTACGCCATCCCGGTCGACGACATCCCGCTCGACCCGGCGAGCTTCCGCGACATCGAGCACATCTGCTCGTTCATCCGGCAGACGAGCACCGCCGCGTCGGTCTGACCGGGGCGGCCCTTCCCCGAAAACCCATTCAACTAGGAGAGACCACGTGATCGTCCGCAGCTACGACGAGATCGCCCCGGTCGAGTGGGGCAACGGCACGAGCCACCGCCTGCTCACCGAGTCCGACGGCCTGGGCTTCACCGTCTGCGAGACGTTGGTGCGCCAGGGCACGACCAGCGCCCTGCAGTACCGGCGGCACCTGGAGGCGTGCTACTGCATCGGCGGTTCCGGCGAGGTCGTCACGGCCGACGGTGAACGCCACAAGATCGTCGAGGGCACCCTGTACGCGCTGGACAAGCACGACGCGCACTACCTCGTCGCCTCCGACGACGAGGACCTGAGGCTCATCTCGGTGTTCAACCCCCCGCTGCGGGGCGACGAGAGGCACTCGTTATCCGACGACGGGTTCTCCCAGTACTGATCCGGTCACGGTGGGGGTCGCCCGCCGGCCGGGTGGCCCCCGCCCACGGCACTAGCGAGGGCACGAATCACCATGACTGCGACCACCGACACCTCCACCACAGACACCTTCGCCACCGTCGCCGACTGGGCCGAGGACCTGAACCGCGACACCGCGTCGTGGGATGCCCGGGGCGAGTTCCCGCGGGAGAAGTGGAAAGCGATCCAGCGCAGCGGCATCCTCGCCGTCCCGTTCGACCGGCGCTACGGCGGCCGGGGCCACTCGCTCACCGAGACCATGCGGGCGCTGGAAGGGCTCGGCCACACCTGCCGGGACGCGGGGCTGAGCTTCTCCACGTCGACGCAGATCGTCAGCGTGGGCCTGGTCCTGCAGGCGTTCGGCGACGAGGAGCTGAAGGCCGCGTACCTGCCGGGGATCATCTCCGGTGAGCTGATCACCGCGCACGCGATCACCGAGCCGGGCACCGGTTCGGACGCCACCGGCATCACCACCACCGCACGTCGGGACGGCGACGACTACGTCCTCGACGGCGAGAAGATGTTCATCACGAACGCGCCCGTCGCGGACCTGATCCTGCTCTACGTCCGCACCGGCGAGCCGGGTCCGCTCGGGTTGAGCTGCTTCCTCGTGGAGCGCGACACCCCGGGCCTGCGCATCGGTGAACCGCTCGACAAGATGGGGCTGCGCACTTCACCGCTCGGCGCGGTCACCCTGGACGGCGTGCGGGTGCCCGCGGCGCGGCGGGTGGGCCGGGAAGGAGCGGGCTTCCTGATCCTGGACCACATCATGAAGCGGGAGATCCTGCTGTCGTTCTCGATCACGCTCGGCGAGATGGCGCACCGCTTGGACCGGTGCGTGCGGCAGGCGAAGACGCGCACGCAGTTCGGTCAGCCGATCGGCGCGTTCCAGGCCGTCAGCCACAAGGTCGCCGACATGAAGATCGCGGTGGAGACGGCCCGCAAGTGGCTCTACGACACCGGGGCGAAGGTCGAGGCGGGCGAGGACGCCTCGATCGACGTCGCCGCCACCAAGACGGTGGTGAGCGAGGCGAACCTGCGCACCGCGCTGGACGCGGTGCAGATCTTCGGCGGCGCCGGGTACCTCACCGGCACGGGTGTCGAAGCGGACGTGCGCAACGCGGTCGGCGGGACGATCTACTCCGGGACGAACGAGGTGCAGCGCAACCGCATCGCGGCGTTGCTGGGCCTGCGTCCCACCACTTCCCAGGGGGTGCGTCGTGACTGACGACCTGGCGCGGCTGACCGCGCCCACGGAATTCCTGGACCACGACTCCGCGCCCGTCCAGGAGTTCATCGACGTCGCGGTCGCGGATCGCGGTGCCGACAAGCGGGAACTGGCGGTCTCGCTGTACTACGCGGTCCGGGACGACGTGTTCTACGAGGTCTACGGGGCGGACCTGTCCCGTGACGGGTTCAGGGCCAGTTCCGTCGCGACCCGCAAGCAGGGGTTCTGCCTGCACAAGTCGGTGTTGTACGCGGCGTGCTGCCGCGCGGTGGGCATCCCGGCGCGCTTGCACTACGGCAAGGTCCGCAACCACCTGGCGTCCGACCGGCTGCGCGCGCACATCGGCGGCGACGTGTTCTTCCACGGCCTGACCGCCGTGCACCTCGACGGCAGGTGGGTCAAGGCGACACCGGTCTTCAACGGGCTGCTGTGCAAGCTCTACGGGCTCAAGCCGCTGGAGTTCGACGGCGTCCACGACAGCCTCCACCACCCGTTCGACGAGGACGGGCGCAAGAGCATGGAGTTCCTGGTCGACCACGGCGGCTTCGACGACCTGCCGTACGAGTTCGTGATGGACCAGATGCGGACCAACCACCCCGACTTCCTCGACCCGGAGGGCACGGGCACCGTTCGTGGCGGCTCCCTGGCCGCCGAGGCGACCAGGTGACGGCCCGGAAGGAGGACGCACGATGACCGAACCCTCCCGCGTCCCGGACGACGGTTGGCGCGCCCGCGCCCGGATCGGTGTGGTCGTGCCGCACGCCGACGTCGGCCCGGAGTCCGAGATGCAGGCACTCGCACCACGTGACGTCGTGATCCACGGCTCCCGCGTCCACTTCGGCGCGATGCGGGCGGGCGGCGAGATGGACCCCAAGATCCCGCACGCGCCGGTACGGGCGTTCGTCGAACCACCGCACGTCGACACGGCCGTCGACCTGCTCGCCGCCGCGCCGCTCGACGTGATCGCGCTCGGCTTCACCAGTTCCGCGTACGTCCTGGGCGCGGCCGGCGAGAAGGACCTGTTCGACCGGTTGGGCGAGCACGCCCGGGGCCTGCCGATCACCGGCACCACCAGGGCGGCGGTGGCGGGCTTCGCCGCCCTGGGTGCCCGCCGCATCGCCGTCGTCAACCCGCCGTGGTTCGACGACGAGCTGTCCGGCCTCGGCGCCGACTACTTCGCCGAGCACGGCCTGGACGTCGTGCAGCACGGCCCGTGCGGGCTGCCGAGCGACCAGAAGCTGATCACCCCGGGAGCGCTGTCGGACTGGATCCGCACCGCGGTCGCCCGCGCCGAGCCGGACGCCGTCCTCGTCGCCGGCAACGGCATCCGCGCGGTGGGTGTGATCGACGCCCTGGAACGCGACTGCGACTTCGCCGTCCTGACCGCGAACCAGGTGCTGCTCTGGCACTCCCTCCACCTCGCGGGCGCCGGCCACGTGCTGCCCGAGATCACCGACTACGGCCGCTTGTTCACCGTGACCCCGACCTGAGCCGTCAGTACCGCGCCCAGGGCGACCCGGCTGTCTCCCCGAAGGGTGGCGGGGAGGCAACCGGGTCGGTTCGTCACGCCGGTTCGACCGGCAGCCACAGCTCGCACGTCGCGGTGGTGAAGTCGGCTGAGCGGTCGAGGACGGTGACGATGGAGGGGCCCGGGCGCAGGCGCCAGGGGTTGGACGGGAACCACTCGGTCGCGGTGGCGGCCCAGGTGGTCTGCAGGGCCTGCGGGTACGGACCGGTGCTGCGGAAGACCGCCCACCGGCCGGGCGGCACCTCGATGCCGTCCAGGTCGTCCGGGACCGACGCGTCCGGGGACACCGCGACCCCGTGCAGGTAGGTCAGCTCGCTGCCCTCGGTGGCATCGGGGTCGAGGTCGTCGCAGACCTGCAACAAGCCCGGCGGCTCGGTGTCGCCGAGGGACTTGAGCCGGACGTGCTCCTCCGGCGGCAGCGCGGTGATGTGCTGCTGGATGTGCGGGTTGACCCCGTGGTGGATGAGCGGGACGCGGGTGGCGTGCCCGACCAGCCGGAACGCGGGGCGGTCGATGATGCGGGTGTCCATGGGGGTCGTCCCTTCGACGGTCAGGCGGAACCTGAGCTGCGGTTGTGCGCGAAGAGGACCTCCGTCACGGCGGACGTCGCCGGGGTTGGCGCCGTGGACCGCCCGGAACGCGCGGCCGAACGCCTCGGTCGAGCCGTAGCCGTGCCGGACCGCGATGCCGAGCAGGTCGTCCTCGCCGCGGACGACGTCGCCCGCGGCGACGGTCATGCGGCGACGGCGCACGTACTCCGACAGCGGCATGCCCGCCAGCGACGAGAACATCCGCCGCAGGTGGTACCCGGTCGTGCCGAGCTCCTTGGCCAACCCGTCGACGTCGTGCTCCTCGCCCAAGCGCTCCTCCACGTGGTCGACGAGCCGGTTCAGTGCCGAGATCACGGGTCCTCCCTTCACCGACCACCCTGACCGACCGCACCCCGTCCCCGCCCGATCGCGGCGAACCGGTCCGATCATGTCCCGGACGCCGGCTCACCGCGCGGCGGTGGGCACCCGCGCGCGGCCCGGTGTCCACCAGGTGCGCTCGCCGAGCAGCGCCATCGTGGCCGGGACGAGGAGGCAGCGCACGACGGTCGCGTCCACGGCGGTGCTCGGTGGCACGGAGGCCGAGGCGCGGGCGCTGGCCGACGAGCTGGACGGGTTGATCATCCCGGCACGGGCGGTGCGGCAGCTCACCGAGCTGATCGGCGTCGACCTGACCGACCACCCGCTGGACGCGCGGCTGCCGGAGTTCCCGCCGGTCAGCCACGTCAACGGGGCGAAGAGCCGGTTCGAGCTGGTGCGCGACCTGGCGCAGCGGGAAGGGCTGACGTTGCGCCAACTGCTCGGGCGCCTCGGCGGCGGGCGCGGGCACCAGGTCGTCGCCGGCACGCCCGAGCAGGTCGCCGACCACATCGAGCTGTGGTTCACCACGGGCGCGGCGGACGGCTTCAACGTGATGGCGCCGCTGCTGCCGTCGGGGTTGGAGGACTTCGTGGACCACGTCGTGCCGCTGCTGCGGGCCCGAGGCCTGTTCCGCTCCGAGTACACCGGCCGGACGCTGCGCGAGCACTACGGCCTGCCGCGCCCGGTCAGCCGTTACACGGCGACCGCGTCGGTCTGAGTTCCGGCCTGCCGGGCGGTGCTCCCGCCCGGCAGAACGTCACCCGCGGACCCGGGCGTGCCCGGCGGGGTGCGCGTCACCGCGGTCCACGTCCAGGGCCCCGAGCAGGCGCAGCCCGTCCTCGGCGGGACTGCCCGCGGGCGCGGACAGCACCAGCAGTTCCAGGCCCGAGTCGTCCGGCAACGCGAAGTTCTCCTGGTGCAGCTCCAGCGGTCCGACCAGCGGGTGCCGGTAGGCCTTGCGGCCGTGCGTGCGGGCGCGCACGTCGGCGCGGGCCCAGAGGCGGCGGAAGCGCTCGCTGCCCATCGCCAGCTCGCCGACGAGCGAGGCCAGTCGGGGGTCGTCGGGATATTTGCCGGCCGCCAGGCGCAGGTGGCCGACCACGTCGCGGGTGCACCCCTCCCAGTCCGCGTAGAGCCCGGACTCGCCCTCCTCGAGGAAGAGGTGGCGCGCGGTGTTCAGGCCCGGCATCGGGCGGTCGAACAGCAGGCCCGCGAGGCGGTTCCCGGCGAGCACGTCCAGGCGGTGGTCCATGATCACCGCCGGGGCGTGCGCCACCAGGCCGAGGACGCGCAGCAGGTCCGGTCGCAGCCGCCCGCCCGGCACGGGCGCGCGGCGGCGGCGTTGCCGGGCGAGCCGGCCGAGGTGCCCGCGTTCGGTCTCGTCGAGGCCGAGGATGCGGGCGAGCGCGTCGAGGACCTGTTCGGACGGCTGGGTCGCGCGGCCCTGTTCGAGGCGCACGTAGTAGTCGACGCTGACGCCGGACAGGTGGGCGACCTCCTCGCGGCGCAGCCCCGCGACCCGGCGACGGCTGTCCGCGGGGATGCCGACGGCCGCCGGGTCGACCCGGGCGCGCCGGGTGCGCAGGAAGCTCGCGAGGTCGTCCATGACCCCAGTATGACGTCGGCGACGCCGGTGAAGGTGGTCCTGCCGGTACCAGGAAGCCCGGTCCGACGGACGAGGCGCCCCTGAACGACGGCCGCCGCGGCACCCAGCATCGGAGGCACCCGATCCGAAGGAGTCCCCGTGAAGACGCTGATCGTGCACGCCCACCCGGAGCCGAGGTCGCTCAACGGCTCGCTGAAGGACCTGGCCGTGTCCACGTTGGAGGAAGCCGGGCACGACGTGCGGGTGAGCGACCTGTACGCGATGAACTGGAAGGCGGTCGTGGACGCCGCGGACTACGGCCCGCACGCGTCGAGCCCGTTGCGGGTCGCCGCGGACTCGGGCCGGGCTTTCGACGCCGGGACGCTCACCCCGGACGTCCGCGCCGAGCAGGAGAAGCTGCTGTGGGCCGACACGATCGTGTTCCAGTTCCCGCTGTGGTGGTACGGCATGCCCGCGATCCTCAAGGGGTGGGTCGACCGGGTGTTCACCTACCACTTCGCGTACGGCGTCGGCGAGCACAGCGCCACCGAGTACGGCGAGCGCTTCGGCGAAGGCACCCTGGCGGGCCGCAGGGCGCTGCTGTCGGTGACCGCGGGCGGCCCGGAGTCGCACTACGCCGCGCGCGGGATCAACGGCCCCATCGACGACCTGCTGTTCCCGATCCAGCACGGCGTCCTCTACTACCCGGGCATCGAGGTGCTGCCGCCGTTCGTGCTGTACGGCACCGACCGGATGACCACCGAGGACTACCCGGACGTCGCCAAGGCGTGGCGGGAGCGCCTGCTCACCCTGGACTCGACCGAGCCGATCGCGTTCCGGCGGCAGAACGCCGGCGACTACGAGATCCCCTCGCTGCACCTGAAGGAAGGGCTGGAACCCGCGGGCCGCTCGGGGTTCGGGCTCCACGTGCGCGGCTGACCGTCCTGGGCGGCGGAGGGCGGCACACCGGGATCTCCCGTCCCGCCAGGAAGGACGACGTCGGAAGTTCACGGGGCCGGCGTACGAGTCCAGCGTCGAGCACCTCGTGACGGAGGAGGACAAGCCCAGCCGGGGCGAGGTCGCTCCCGGATGAGTGAGTGGCGCGGGTGGGCGTCGGTCGGCTGAACCGGTGCGGTCGGGGCGGGAACCACCGCGGGTCCGCCTCCGACTGAATCTGACGAGGAAGGCGCATCGGCGGCGCGTCGTCCCGGGTCGTGGAGGTGGTGGCGGATGGTCTCCGCGAAGGCAGCGGTCGAGGGGGCGCGACGCGGGGTCGGGTTGCGCGCGGACCTGCGGACGGCGGTGGTCGACGCGGTGGCCGCGTCGGTGATCACGGCGGTGATCTTCGCGTGGCTGTACGCGCGGGTGCGGAACGGGACGTCCGCGACCGTCGCGGTGATGCCGTTCCTGGCCGACGCCGACAGCTACCCGATGTACTGGTTGTGCCAGGCGTTCGGCTGGACGGCGCTGCTCTGGGCGTGGTTGACGACGATGCTCGGGCTCGTCCGGTCGGCCGCGCGACCCGCGTGGCTGCGCGTGCCCCCCGTGGCGGTCGAGCGGTGGCACCGCGCCACCAGCCTGACCACGATCGGGTTGATGTTCGCGCACGCGTTCTGGTTCTTCGCCGAGCTGGTGCGGGTCAACGAGCACGGGCTGGGCTGGGCGGGCCGCCTCGGCAGCGCGTTCGTCGAGGTGTTCGTGCCCGGAGGTTACCCCTCCGGCACGGGTCGGGTCGCGGTGCTGCTCGGGTTGCTGGCGTTCTACCTGGCCATTCCGCTGGGGCTCGCCTACTACCTGCGCGCCCGCACGGGCGCACGCGTGTGGCGGGCCCTGCACCGGTTCGTCCTCGCCGTGTACGTGCTCAGCGTCTGGCACACCCTGCTGTACGGCACGAACGTGTGGTTCGACGGTTGGCCGCGCACCACCCTGTGGCTGCTGCAACTGCCGGTCGCCGTGCTGCTGCTGGCGCGGTTGCTCGCACCCGGTCGTCCCAGCGAACGGTTCGGCCGGGCCCGCGGTGCCCTGGCGGTGGGGCGGCGGGTCGCGGCACTCGCGGTGGTGCCGGCCACCGCCGCGGTCCTGATCGCCGTGGTGGTCAGCGGTCGTGACGGTGGCCGGACGCCCGGCGCCCGCCACAGCGCCGGCCTGTCGGTGCAGCCCTGGATGGTGTGGACCGGGACGGCGGTCTTCGCGCTGGCCGTGGTCCTGGCGGTCGGCGTGGCACGCCGGGCGGAGCGCGCCGAACGGTCCTCGTGACGTCGGCCCGGGACGAGCGGAGCGCCGTGCACTGGCGCGAGGACGACGGCCTATGGGTCGGCTCCGCGGAGGTGGTGTTTCCGAGCCGGCGCAGCGAGGAGGCCGCGGAGCCGGGCGCCACCGCATCGTTGCCGCAGGTCTCCTCCGTGTGCGAGCACCCGGATCCCGGCCCCGACCACCGCCTCCTCGTCGTCCTCGACGAAAGCAGGGTCGACGGTCGCGGATGGATCACCGGGAGAGGACGTCCCGGGCGACCAGGCGCCGGTCGCGGAAGCACAGCCGCTGGACCTCGAGGCCCGATGGCGGGAAACCGGCCGTGGACCGGCGGGACTCGCAGCCGTCACCGCACTTCGTCGTGCTCGGGGCTCCCGGCGACAGCGGGGCCCGCGAACCGCGGCGCCAACTCGGCGTTCACCTCCACGTGGCGGAGCAGGAAGGCGCGCTCGTCCAACCGCTTCCGCCGCATCCACCCGGTCACCTCGGCGTTGCACTTGCTCGCGTTGCACGACGCGCACGCGGGCACGATGTTGCCGAGCGTGTACCGACCCCCGCGCGACAACGCCTGCACGCAGTCCTTCTGGAGGGGGACACCACTGGCACCGCAGTAGGCGCAGCCACCCCAGGCCGCTTTCACCGCCGTCCACTCCGCGGCGGAGAGGTCGTTCTCGACGCGTCGCATCCGGCGCACCCGCTTGCGCGCCGCACGCGCCCTCCTGCTACCTCCGACGGCCATGCGCGCGACCTTAACGCCATCACCCGTCCGTGACGGGCCGCGGGCGGTCAGTTCACGCAGAGGCAGAACGGGTGGCCGGCGGGGTCGAGGAAGACCCGGAAGGTCGTGCCGGGCTGGTGCGGGTGCCTGGTCGCGCCGAGGTCGAGCACCGCGGCTTCGGCCACGTCGAGATCGTCCACCACGACGTCCAGGTGCATCTGCTGGGGCAGTTCCTGGGTCGGCCAGGACGGCGGTGCGTAGCCCTCCACCTGCTGGAACGAGATGCACTGACCGTGGTCGGCGCGGACGTCCGCCCAGTCGTCCGAGACGTCGACCTTCCAGTCCAGCATCGCGCCGTAGAACTCCGCGAGCGCACGGGGGTCGGGGCAGTCGATGACGATGCCGGGAAAGCGAGCGATAGCCATGCCGGGCATCGTAAGAGCGGTTCCGGACGATCTGCGTCCGGAACCGTCCGGTTGTCACGCGCCAGGGCGGTCCGGGCGGTGATGGCAGAATCCGGGCATGGTCGCGGGGGATTTCGAGGTGCACCTGACCGGCGCCGTGCAGGACACGCACGCGTTGGAGGCGTTCGCCTCGCGGCGGGGTGCGAAGTTCACCCACATCCTGCTCAACAGCGGCGAGACACCGTCCCAACCGATGCTGACCGTGCAGGGCAGCGGCACGCTGGAGGACCTGCACCGCCTCACCGACGCGTGGCGGGCCGACCTGGCGGCGGAAGGGCTGGGCGTGGTCCGCGTCAAGATCGAGGCCGCGCCGTGGAACGAGGGCGTGCCCGAGTCCGACCTGGACGCCTCCGACGAGCTGTACTTCGAGCACCACGTGAAGGTGCTGCTGCCCTCCGACGACGGCGCGGCGGACCGGTTGAGGTGGGCGATCGCCGACACCGGCGCGGCGGTGTCCCGCAACGCCCGGCGACAGCGCGGTCGGCACGAGGAGCGGTTCGTCACGCAGCGGTGCCGCGGTGTCGGCCGGGCCACCGCCAGAACCAGGCTCGACGCCCTGCTGGCCGCTTTGCGCGACAAGGGTTATGAAGTGCTGGAGGTCGAGGAGGAGTACGTCGTCCACGACGACGCGCTGCACGTCGACCGCGGGTGGCTGGACCCGGAGCGGTGGGGTGATCGGCACACCGTGCGCGACGACCTGTTCGGCAGCGGGACCTCCCGGGGGCTCAGCACGCCGGCCACGTTCCGCCCGCTGGCCGCCGACGGGCGCGACATCCGGCAGCGCCCGGTGTTCGACCCGGCGCTCAAGCACTTCGGCCACGCGTTCCGGGCGGGTGAGCCGGTGTTCGGCGACCCCGCCGACGGCACCCGCTGGTCGGCCGCGCGGCGGGCCGCGATGACGCACGTGCTGGCCGTCCTGGCCGCCTCGCCGTGGGCCGGGCACCTGGTGCTGCGCGGCAGCGTCGCGCTGCGCGCGTGGCTCGGCGAGGTGGCCCGCGAACCCGGCGACCTGGACTTCGTGGTGGTGCCGCGGACCTTCGCCCCGGACGGCCCGGAGGCACGGGCGATGCTGGCGGGCCTGGTCGCGGCCATCGGGGCCGACCCCGGTCCGGGTCTGCGCGCCGACCAGGTGGTGGCCGAGCACATCTGGACCTACGAACGGGTCCCGGGTCGGCGGCTGGTGTTCCCGTTCGACGTCGCCGGCCTGCCGCAGGGCGCGGTGCAGGTCGACCTGGTGTTCAACGAGGACCTGCCGGACGCGCCGGTCACCGTCGAGGTCCCGCCGCGGGGCACGCGGGTGCTCGCCGCGTCACCCGCGCTGTCGCTGGCCTGGAAGCTCCAGTGGCTCGTGACCGACCTGTACCCGCAGGGCAAGGACCTGTACGACGCCGTGCTGCTGGCCGAGCGCACCTCGGTCCCGCTCGAGCTCGTCCGCGACCTGATCCGCCCCGAACTCGGCGCCGAGGCCGACGGGTTCACCTGGGCGTCCGTGCTCGACCTCGACGTCGACTGGGACAACTTCCGCGCCGAGCACCCGGGCGTCGGGGGTGATGCCCGGCCGTGGCTGCGCAGGCTCGCGGACGCGCTGACCGCCGGCGGCTGACGGGGCCGCGAGCCGACGAGCGCGCGCGCCGTTCGTGGCGTCGACCCGACCGTCGAGCGTGGCGAGATCATCGGGCTGCTCGGGCCGAACGGCGCGGCACGACGTGGACGACGTGGAAGCGCTCACCGACCGCGTCGCGATCGTCGGGGCGGGTGGGTCGCGTTCGACGGAGACCTCGCGGCGCTGCGGGCCCGTGCCGGCATCCCGGAGGAGGCCGTGCCGACCTTTCGCGGCGATCCTCGCCGAGAGCATCGGGTCGGGGCGCTTGAACACCTGGCTGGTCCGGCCGTGCGCCACGCACCCGGCCGCCGCCCGGCGGGGCTCCGGCCGGCACCCGCGCCGGTTCTCCCCGCGCACCGCCAGGTCGTCCTGGTCCCGTTCCCCCGGTCGCGCTGACCGGTTCCCACCCGGCCGAGCACCTGCCGGGGCCCACCACCCCGCCCTCGCGCCCGTCGTGCTGGTCGAGTCGTGCTCCCCCACCGCGTTCACGTGGCGACGCGGCCTCCTCCGGTACCGGGGCGCGGCACGTAGACCGCCGGACATGGATCGTTCAACGCGGGGAGGTCTCGCGGACAGGGTGGATGATGTCCGGTGACGAAGGAGGT is a window from the Saccharothrix saharensis genome containing:
- a CDS encoding acyl carrier protein — its product is MDLEDRIREHIVAEFLSGEDVTDLTDDFDLVANGVVDSLGLVRLISHISKTYAIPVDDIPLDPASFRDIEHICSFIRQTSTAASV
- a CDS encoding ectoine synthase yields the protein MIVRSYDEIAPVEWGNGTSHRLLTESDGLGFTVCETLVRQGTTSALQYRRHLEACYCIGGSGEVVTADGERHKIVEGTLYALDKHDAHYLVASDDEDLRLISVFNPPLRGDERHSLSDDGFSQY
- a CDS encoding acyl-CoA dehydrogenase family protein; its protein translation is MTATTDTSTTDTFATVADWAEDLNRDTASWDARGEFPREKWKAIQRSGILAVPFDRRYGGRGHSLTETMRALEGLGHTCRDAGLSFSTSTQIVSVGLVLQAFGDEELKAAYLPGIISGELITAHAITEPGTGSDATGITTTARRDGDDYVLDGEKMFITNAPVADLILLYVRTGEPGPLGLSCFLVERDTPGLRIGEPLDKMGLRTSPLGAVTLDGVRVPAARRVGREGAGFLILDHIMKREILLSFSITLGEMAHRLDRCVRQAKTRTQFGQPIGAFQAVSHKVADMKIAVETARKWLYDTGAKVEAGEDASIDVAATKTVVSEANLRTALDAVQIFGGAGYLTGTGVEADVRNAVGGTIYSGTNEVQRNRIAALLGLRPTTSQGVRRD
- a CDS encoding transglutaminase-like domain-containing protein, whose amino-acid sequence is MTDDLARLTAPTEFLDHDSAPVQEFIDVAVADRGADKRELAVSLYYAVRDDVFYEVYGADLSRDGFRASSVATRKQGFCLHKSVLYAACCRAVGIPARLHYGKVRNHLASDRLRAHIGGDVFFHGLTAVHLDGRWVKATPVFNGLLCKLYGLKPLEFDGVHDSLHHPFDEDGRKSMEFLVDHGGFDDLPYEFVMDQMRTNHPDFLDPEGTGTVRGGSLAAEATR
- a CDS encoding maleate cis-trans isomerase family protein; protein product: MTEPSRVPDDGWRARARIGVVVPHADVGPESEMQALAPRDVVIHGSRVHFGAMRAGGEMDPKIPHAPVRAFVEPPHVDTAVDLLAAAPLDVIALGFTSSAYVLGAAGEKDLFDRLGEHARGLPITGTTRAAVAGFAALGARRIAVVNPPWFDDELSGLGADYFAEHGLDVVQHGPCGLPSDQKLITPGALSDWIRTAVARAEPDAVLVAGNGIRAVGVIDALERDCDFAVLTANQVLLWHSLHLAGAGHVLPEITDYGRLFTVTPT
- a CDS encoding AraC family transcriptional regulator, with product MISALNRLVDHVEERLGEEHDVDGLAKELGTTGYHLRRMFSSLAGMPLSEYVRRRRMTVAAGDVVRGEDDLLGIAVRHGYGSTEAFGRAFRAVHGANPGDVRRDGGPLRAQPQLRFRLTVEGTTPMDTRIIDRPAFRLVGHATRVPLIHHGVNPHIQQHITALPPEEHVRLKSLGDTEPPGLLQVCDDLDPDATEGSELTYLHGVAVSPDASVPDDLDGIEVPPGRWAVFRSTGPYPQALQTTWAATATEWFPSNPWRLRPGPSIVTVLDRSADFTTATCELWLPVEPA
- a CDS encoding helix-turn-helix transcriptional regulator; the protein is MDDLASFLRTRRARVDPAAVGIPADSRRRVAGLRREEVAHLSGVSVDYYVRLEQGRATQPSEQVLDALARILGLDETERGHLGRLARQRRRRAPVPGGRLRPDLLRVLGLVAHAPAVIMDHRLDVLAGNRLAGLLFDRPMPGLNTARHLFLEEGESGLYADWEGCTRDVVGHLRLAAGKYPDDPRLASLVGELAMGSERFRRLWARADVRARTHGRKAYRHPLVGPLELHQENFALPDDSGLELLVLSAPAGSPAEDGLRLLGALDVDRGDAHPAGHARVRG
- a CDS encoding NAD(P)H-dependent oxidoreductase, which codes for MKTLIVHAHPEPRSLNGSLKDLAVSTLEEAGHDVRVSDLYAMNWKAVVDAADYGPHASSPLRVAADSGRAFDAGTLTPDVRAEQEKLLWADTIVFQFPLWWYGMPAILKGWVDRVFTYHFAYGVGEHSATEYGERFGEGTLAGRRALLSVTAGGPESHYAARGINGPIDDLLFPIQHGVLYYPGIEVLPPFVLYGTDRMTTEDYPDVAKAWRERLLTLDSTEPIAFRRQNAGDYEIPSLHLKEGLEPAGRSGFGLHVRG
- a CDS encoding ferric reductase-like transmembrane domain-containing protein, whose product is MVSAKAAVEGARRGVGLRADLRTAVVDAVAASVITAVIFAWLYARVRNGTSATVAVMPFLADADSYPMYWLCQAFGWTALLWAWLTTMLGLVRSAARPAWLRVPPVAVERWHRATSLTTIGLMFAHAFWFFAELVRVNEHGLGWAGRLGSAFVEVFVPGGYPSGTGRVAVLLGLLAFYLAIPLGLAYYLRARTGARVWRALHRFVLAVYVLSVWHTLLYGTNVWFDGWPRTTLWLLQLPVAVLLLARLLAPGRPSERFGRARGALAVGRRVAALAVVPATAAVLIAVVVSGRDGGRTPGARHSAGLSVQPWMVWTGTAVFALAVVLAVGVARRAERAERSS
- a CDS encoding HNH endonuclease, translated to MAVGGSRRARAARKRVRRMRRVENDLSAAEWTAVKAAWGGCAYCGASGVPLQKDCVQALSRGGRYTLGNIVPACASCNASKCNAEVTGWMRRKRLDERAFLLRHVEVNAELAPRFAGPAVAGSPEHDEVR
- a CDS encoding VOC family protein translates to MAIARFPGIVIDCPDPRALAEFYGAMLDWKVDVSDDWADVRADHGQCISFQQVEGYAPPSWPTQELPQQMHLDVVVDDLDVAEAAVLDLGATRHPHQPGTTFRVFLDPAGHPFCLCVN
- a CDS encoding nucleotidyl transferase AbiEii/AbiGii toxin family protein, with amino-acid sequence MVAGDFEVHLTGAVQDTHALEAFASRRGAKFTHILLNSGETPSQPMLTVQGSGTLEDLHRLTDAWRADLAAEGLGVVRVKIEAAPWNEGVPESDLDASDELYFEHHVKVLLPSDDGAADRLRWAIADTGAAVSRNARRQRGRHEERFVTQRCRGVGRATARTRLDALLAALRDKGYEVLEVEEEYVVHDDALHVDRGWLDPERWGDRHTVRDDLFGSGTSRGLSTPATFRPLAADGRDIRQRPVFDPALKHFGHAFRAGEPVFGDPADGTRWSAARRAAMTHVLAVLAASPWAGHLVLRGSVALRAWLGEVAREPGDLDFVVVPRTFAPDGPEARAMLAGLVAAIGADPGPGLRADQVVAEHIWTYERVPGRRLVFPFDVAGLPQGAVQVDLVFNEDLPDAPVTVEVPPRGTRVLAASPALSLAWKLQWLVTDLYPQGKDLYDAVLLAERTSVPLELVRDLIRPELGAEADGFTWASVLDLDVDWDNFRAEHPGVGGDARPWLRRLADALTAGG